From the genome of Actinacidiphila yeochonensis CN732, one region includes:
- a CDS encoding helix-turn-helix domain-containing protein: MSASPQLISPIQLLERRPDMGAKAMSRVLGNYLRALRENRGLVPVEAGRHIRAHASKISRMETANVTLKPRDVADLLELYKVDPREREEIVGMAERSARPDWWHPYGEVVPDWLQNLIGLERDAHVVRTYETQFVPGLLQTEAYARAVVQSGHRLAPPAEIEQRVALRQERQSRMSGPGAPVLWALIDEGVLHRPVGGREVMHDQLVYLIDVLRRPGVRLQIASYTASAAATPGTAVSYLRFAQGFLPDVVYLEHMTSAVYLDRLDDVDRYRAALDELSALAATPAESRAMLEETLKRYT; this comes from the coding sequence ATGTCCGCGTCGCCGCAGCTCATCTCACCCATACAGCTACTCGAACGCCGCCCGGACATGGGTGCGAAGGCCATGTCCAGGGTGCTCGGCAACTATCTGCGGGCGCTGCGCGAGAACCGCGGCCTGGTGCCCGTGGAAGCCGGCCGCCACATCAGGGCGCACGCGTCAAAGATCAGCCGCATGGAGACCGCGAACGTCACGCTCAAACCGCGTGACGTGGCGGACCTGCTGGAGCTCTACAAGGTCGACCCGCGTGAGCGCGAGGAGATCGTCGGCATGGCCGAGCGGTCGGCCCGGCCGGACTGGTGGCATCCCTACGGCGAGGTGGTGCCGGACTGGCTGCAGAACCTGATCGGCCTGGAGCGCGACGCCCATGTGGTCCGCACCTACGAGACCCAGTTCGTGCCCGGTCTGCTCCAGACCGAGGCGTACGCGCGCGCGGTGGTCCAGAGCGGCCACCGGCTGGCACCGCCCGCGGAGATCGAACAGCGCGTCGCCCTGCGCCAGGAGCGGCAGAGCCGGATGAGCGGGCCGGGAGCCCCGGTGCTCTGGGCGCTCATCGACGAGGGCGTGCTGCACCGCCCGGTCGGCGGCCGCGAGGTGATGCACGATCAGCTCGTCTACCTGATCGACGTCCTCCGCCGGCCCGGCGTGCGGCTGCAGATCGCCTCCTACACGGCCAGTGCCGCCGCCACCCCGGGCACGGCCGTCAGCTACCTGCGGTTCGCCCAGGGCTTCCTGCCCGACGTGGTCTACCTGGAGCACATGACCAGCGCCGTCTACCTCGACCGGCTGGACGACGTGGACCGCTACCGTGCCGCGCTGGACGAGCTCAGCGCGCTGGCCGCCACCCCGGCCGAGAGCCGCGCGATGCTGGAGGAGACGCTCAAGCGGTACACGTGA
- a CDS encoding Dyp-type peroxidase, protein MTTGSEPAATPPAGNPSPGSPSAEGPSDANAPVEGSPDAGAPSRTAPAGARPVGRRSFLRGAAAGAGGAAALAVPATAVAASPGGARRDRRIPCEGPHQAGITTPQQSAATFVALTCTAADRAALEALLRTLTGRIRALTAGGPVPATDLASPPADSSTLGPSAPSDGLTVTVSVGASLFDARYGLAARRPARLTAMPVFPDDDVAGSTELHGDLGLQICADSRDTVMHALRDIAKHTRDGMVPLWKADGFRPEARPAGSPRNTLGFKDGTANPDVADQRVADELVWTAGGTGGEPGWTSGGSYQVVRIIRTLVEFWDRVSLHEQEVMIGRRRDSGAPLDGRRETDQPAYGKDPEGRITSLDAHIRLANPRTAATEAQRLLRRSYTYDRGLDTDGNLDVGLLFCCYQRNVRRQFQAAQERLAGEPLVDYVSPVGGGYFFALPGFGPGADFLGSGLLA, encoded by the coding sequence ATGACGACCGGCTCCGAGCCAGCCGCCACCCCGCCTGCCGGGAACCCCTCTCCCGGAAGCCCCTCCGCCGAGGGCCCGTCCGACGCGAACGCCCCCGTCGAAGGCTCGCCCGACGCGGGCGCGCCCAGCAGGACGGCACCCGCCGGAGCGCGGCCCGTCGGCCGCCGCTCCTTCCTGCGCGGCGCGGCGGCCGGCGCGGGCGGCGCCGCCGCGCTGGCCGTTCCAGCCACCGCCGTGGCCGCGTCGCCCGGCGGCGCCCGCCGTGACCGGCGCATCCCGTGCGAGGGGCCGCACCAGGCCGGGATCACCACCCCCCAGCAGAGCGCGGCCACCTTCGTCGCCCTGACCTGCACCGCTGCGGACCGGGCCGCGCTGGAGGCGCTGCTGCGCACCCTGACCGGCCGGATCAGGGCACTGACCGCCGGCGGGCCGGTGCCCGCCACCGACCTGGCCTCGCCCCCGGCCGACAGCTCCACCCTCGGCCCGTCGGCGCCCTCCGACGGTCTGACCGTCACCGTCTCGGTCGGCGCGTCCCTCTTCGACGCGCGCTACGGGCTGGCCGCCCGCCGCCCCGCCCGGCTCACGGCCATGCCGGTCTTCCCCGACGACGACGTGGCCGGCTCCACCGAGCTCCACGGCGACCTCGGCCTGCAGATCTGCGCGGACTCCCGGGACACCGTGATGCACGCGCTGCGGGACATCGCAAAGCACACCCGGGACGGCATGGTGCCGCTGTGGAAGGCGGACGGCTTCCGGCCGGAGGCCCGCCCGGCCGGCTCTCCCCGCAACACACTGGGCTTCAAGGACGGCACCGCCAACCCGGACGTGGCCGACCAGCGGGTGGCGGACGAGCTGGTCTGGACCGCCGGCGGCACCGGCGGCGAGCCCGGCTGGACCAGCGGCGGCTCCTACCAGGTGGTGCGGATCATCCGCACCCTGGTCGAGTTCTGGGACCGGGTCTCGCTGCACGAGCAGGAGGTGATGATCGGGCGCCGCCGCGACTCGGGCGCCCCGCTCGACGGCCGCCGCGAGACCGACCAGCCGGCGTACGGCAAGGACCCCGAGGGGCGGATCACCTCGCTCGACGCGCACATCCGGCTGGCCAACCCGCGCACCGCCGCCACCGAGGCCCAGCGCCTGCTGCGCCGCAGCTACACGTACGACCGGGGGCTCGACACCGACGGCAACCTCGACGTCGGGCTGCTGTTCTGCTGCTACCAGCGCAACGTGCGGCGGCAGTTCCAGGCCGCGCAGGAGCGGCTGGCCGGGGAGCCGCTGGTGGACTACGTCTCGCCGGTCGGCGGCGGCTACTTCTTCGCCCTGCCGGGGTTCGGGCCGGGGGCGGACTTCCTCGGTTCCGGGCTGCTCGCCTGA
- a CDS encoding EfeM/EfeO family lipoprotein gives MRPFPRRPATRRVRLLLGGLAAVLAGLLSVTGSTVLGQGGGSHGGPLTVTASACGSPARHLAAGPVAFEVTDRAPGFAQVYLVSQDGALAYAEIPWLASAHTLPLTGTLGAGRYAVRCVLSDGTVRTSRPFQVTGRTTGALRGYRPLPDLQLTPAVQRYRAWVDAALPGLVRAARTLSADLDRGDLRAARADWLPAHLDYERLGAAYGSFGDFDGALDGAPGGLPKGTADPSWTGFLRIEYGLWHGQSAAGLRPLGRRLVSDAEALAKDFPSEDIDPGNLPLRTHEILENALEFQLSGRRDFGSHTVLATLDANAQGTGEVLAVLAPLITPRDPGLLARSRSGLTALRSALAADRARAGGWPAPAALPTAERAGLEARLDGLLEQLARVPDLLASRSSA, from the coding sequence ATGCGCCCCTTCCCGCGCCGCCCCGCCACCCGGCGCGTCCGGCTGCTGCTGGGCGGCCTCGCCGCCGTCCTGGCCGGACTGCTGTCGGTCACCGGCTCCACCGTCCTCGGCCAGGGCGGCGGCAGCCACGGCGGCCCGCTGACCGTCACCGCTTCGGCCTGCGGCAGTCCGGCCCGGCACCTGGCGGCGGGTCCGGTGGCGTTCGAGGTCACCGACCGGGCGCCCGGGTTCGCGCAGGTCTACCTGGTCAGCCAGGACGGCGCGCTGGCCTACGCCGAGATCCCGTGGCTGGCGTCGGCGCACACGCTGCCGCTGACCGGCACCCTCGGCGCCGGCCGCTACGCGGTGCGGTGCGTGCTCAGCGACGGGACCGTCCGCACCTCGCGGCCCTTCCAGGTCACCGGCCGCACCACGGGCGCGCTGCGCGGCTACCGGCCCCTGCCGGACCTCCAGTTGACGCCCGCGGTGCAGCGGTACCGCGCCTGGGTCGACGCGGCGCTGCCCGGCCTGGTGCGGGCGGCCCGGACGCTCTCGGCCGACCTGGACCGCGGCGACCTCCGGGCCGCCCGCGCCGACTGGCTCCCGGCCCACCTCGACTACGAGCGGCTCGGCGCCGCCTACGGCTCCTTCGGCGACTTCGACGGCGCGCTGGACGGGGCGCCGGGCGGGCTGCCGAAGGGCACCGCCGACCCGTCCTGGACCGGGTTCCTGCGCATCGAGTACGGACTGTGGCACGGCCAGTCCGCCGCCGGGCTGCGGCCGCTCGGCCGGCGCCTGGTCAGCGACGCCGAAGCCCTGGCCAAGGACTTCCCCAGCGAGGACATCGACCCGGGGAACCTGCCGCTGCGCACCCACGAGATCCTGGAGAACGCCCTGGAGTTCCAGCTCAGCGGCCGCCGCGACTTCGGCAGCCACACGGTGCTGGCCACCCTCGACGCCAACGCCCAGGGCACCGGCGAGGTGCTCGCCGTCCTCGCCCCGCTCATCACCCCGCGCGATCCGGGCCTGCTGGCACGGTCCCGCTCCGGGCTGACCGCCCTGCGGTCCGCGCTGGCCGCCGACCGCGCCCGCGCCGGCGGCTGGCCCGCACCCGCCGCGCTGCCCACCGCCGAGCGCGCGGGGCTCGAAGCGCGGCTGGACGGGCTCCTCGAACAACTCGCCAGAGTCCCCGACCTCCTCGCCTCCAGGAGCTCCGCATGA
- a CDS encoding alkaline phosphatase family protein, translating into MAVRKRWSLPAAAAALALTGAAVAAGVGFGGSESAQAATTVPTPSHVVVVMEENHSYADIIGNTSSAPYFNSLASQGALLTGSFGVTHPSEPNYMALFGGSTEGLSADTCPVSEGNAANLGSELIAAGKTFTGYSEGLPSAGSTTCTSGKYARKHSPWVNFSNIPAADQQPMTAFPTDYSKLPTLSFVIPNLNDDMHDGTIPAADTWLNSHLSAYATWAKANNSLLVVTWDEDDYTENNQIPTIIVGQGVKTGHYSETVNHYNLLATLESMYGLQAVGKSAGLAPISDIWSTTS; encoded by the coding sequence ATGGCAGTACGCAAACGCTGGTCCCTGCCCGCCGCGGCCGCCGCACTGGCGCTGACCGGCGCCGCGGTGGCGGCTGGTGTCGGGTTCGGCGGGTCCGAATCCGCGCAGGCGGCGACGACCGTGCCGACCCCCTCGCACGTCGTGGTGGTGATGGAGGAGAACCACTCCTACGCCGACATCATCGGCAACACCTCCAGCGCCCCCTACTTCAACAGCCTGGCAAGCCAGGGTGCCCTGCTCACCGGCTCGTTCGGCGTCACGCACCCCAGCGAGCCCAACTACATGGCCCTGTTCGGCGGCAGCACCGAGGGGCTCAGCGCCGACACCTGCCCGGTCAGCGAGGGCAACGCGGCCAACCTCGGCTCCGAACTCATCGCCGCGGGCAAGACGTTCACCGGCTACTCGGAGGGCCTGCCCTCGGCCGGCTCCACCACCTGCACCTCGGGCAAGTACGCGCGCAAGCACTCCCCGTGGGTCAACTTCAGCAACATCCCGGCCGCCGACCAGCAGCCGATGACCGCCTTCCCGACGGACTACTCCAAGCTGCCGACGCTGTCGTTCGTCATCCCCAACCTCAACGACGACATGCACGACGGCACCATCCCGGCGGCCGACACCTGGCTCAACTCGCACCTGTCCGCCTACGCCACCTGGGCCAAGGCCAACAACAGCCTGCTGGTGGTCACCTGGGACGAGGACGACTACACCGAGAACAACCAGATCCCCACCATCATCGTCGGCCAGGGCGTGAAGACCGGCCACTACAGCGAGACCGTCAACCACTACAACCTGCTCGCCACCCTTGAGTCCATGTACGGCCTCCAGGCCGTCGGCAAGAGCGCCGGCCTCGCCCCGATCAGCGACATCTGGAGCACCACCTCCTGA
- a CDS encoding SAM-dependent methyltransferase, producing the protein MPNGDASLTDKIDVTVPSVARMYDYLLDGKDNYPADRSATEELLLTVPSMKVLALNNRQFLRRVVRVLAEEYGIKQFVDHGSGLPTQDNVHEIAQRVHPDARVVYTDIDPIVLAHGRALLEQNENTAVLQADFRDTKSIWESPEVKRLINPDEPVAALFVSVLHCIKDADAPDAVIQRVRDRLRPGSFLVVCQLVSEDPDVRRQVTEFMAQETGDHWGQVRRESDVAHYLRGTELLEPGLVEVSTWQQNSDLALEQPSYEWIEFGGVGRIV; encoded by the coding sequence ATGCCGAACGGGGACGCATCGCTGACCGACAAGATCGACGTGACGGTGCCCAGCGTGGCCCGCATGTACGACTACCTTCTGGACGGGAAGGACAACTACCCGGCCGACCGCTCCGCGACCGAGGAACTGCTCCTGACAGTACCGAGCATGAAGGTGCTGGCGCTCAACAACCGCCAATTCCTGCGCCGTGTGGTAAGGGTGCTCGCCGAGGAGTACGGCATCAAGCAGTTCGTGGACCACGGCTCCGGCCTGCCCACGCAGGACAACGTGCACGAGATCGCGCAGCGCGTCCACCCGGACGCCCGTGTCGTCTACACCGACATCGACCCGATCGTGCTGGCGCACGGCCGCGCCCTGCTGGAGCAGAACGAGAACACCGCCGTACTGCAGGCCGACTTCCGCGACACCAAGAGCATATGGGAGAGCCCCGAGGTCAAGCGGCTCATCAACCCCGACGAGCCGGTGGCGGCGCTGTTCGTGTCGGTGCTGCACTGCATCAAGGACGCCGACGCCCCGGACGCCGTCATCCAGCGGGTGCGCGACCGGCTGCGGCCCGGGAGCTTCCTGGTGGTCTGCCAGCTCGTCAGCGAGGACCCCGACGTCCGCCGGCAGGTCACCGAGTTCATGGCGCAGGAGACCGGGGACCACTGGGGCCAGGTGCGGCGGGAGAGCGACGTCGCCCACTACCTGCGGGGCACCGAACTGCTCGAACCGGGTCTGGTGGAGGTCTCCACCTGGCAGCAGAACAGCGATCTGGCGCTGGAGCAGCCCAGTTACGAGTGGATCGAGTTCGGCGGCGTCGGCCGCATCGTCTGA
- a CDS encoding LmeA family phospholipid-binding protein: MDVPGDTADTAETPVDTPADTADALAETPVDGACGGGPDRSARRPFPCRRRPLVVAVGAVAAATVLALVADVALEHTARHRIAQAAACRLRPSGPVRASLSGDLAGLRLLTGRVGSVHIEAADVRRQGMDIAVAVDLRGVTTKGAVSGGTATATVPYADLRSRMGAAAAGLRPSGDGQGNLVLTGTAAGVPLPVTVRTRITTAAGTVTVTPVDVSVFGSDFPVAALASHELTKGLAGRLAPRTVQVPPLPSGVTLTGARAGADGLDLTLTMARTTAHSGSNGCPA; this comes from the coding sequence GTGGACGTCCCGGGCGACACCGCCGACACCGCCGAAACCCCCGTCGACACCCCCGCCGACACCGCCGACGCCCTCGCCGAAACCCCGGTCGACGGGGCCTGCGGAGGCGGCCCGGACAGGTCGGCGCGCCGGCCGTTCCCGTGCCGGCGCCGGCCCCTGGTGGTCGCGGTCGGCGCGGTCGCCGCGGCCACCGTGCTCGCGCTGGTCGCCGACGTGGCGCTGGAGCACACCGCCCGGCACCGGATCGCGCAGGCCGCGGCCTGCCGGCTGCGGCCGTCCGGGCCGGTGCGGGCGAGCCTGTCGGGTGACCTTGCCGGGCTGCGGCTGCTGACCGGGCGGGTCGGGTCGGTGCACATCGAGGCCGCCGACGTACGCCGTCAGGGCATGGACATCGCGGTGGCGGTCGACCTGCGCGGCGTCACCACCAAGGGCGCCGTGAGCGGCGGCACCGCAACGGCCACCGTGCCCTACGCGGACCTGCGTTCCCGGATGGGCGCGGCGGCGGCCGGGCTGCGCCCCTCGGGGGACGGCCAGGGCAACCTGGTCCTGACCGGTACCGCCGCCGGGGTGCCGCTGCCGGTCACGGTGCGCACGAGGATCACCACCGCCGCCGGCACGGTCACCGTGACCCCCGTCGACGTGAGCGTGTTCGGCTCGGACTTCCCCGTCGCGGCCCTGGCCTCGCACGAGCTGACCAAGGGGCTGGCCGGCCGGCTGGCCCCCCGTACCGTCCAGGTGCCGCCGCTGCCCTCCGGTGTGACGCTCACCGGCGCGCGGGCGGGGGCCGACGGACTCGACCTGACGCTGACGATGGCCCGGACCACGGCTCACTCCGGCAGCAACGGGTGCCCAGCATAA